The following are from one region of the Hippocampus zosterae strain Florida chromosome 9, ASM2543408v3, whole genome shotgun sequence genome:
- the LOC127607115 gene encoding zinc finger protein 227-like gives MLLTEKSSMLTTTTKGGGVHFRVSRRKQRGAPQRRAGDNMTKLELLNVFLNDRMTAAAEEIFRAVKDTFVEYQSEIHRSKEENERLKRLLNVAVQRLLLQPGPEACAVQSQDPHVSDSGRGTSVQPQVKKEPNLRDIHSECIHDGRDLEKHCGQFETQLRSHSMLVQTACRRDTVSHPLPSRETKTDWDSEGHFAASSSSSTHTVPSDGKDTHSDPCSTAENSHKTTQKDLSESVGQQVKGPHYTNRKQSVNLLQLKHMKSLKSAPSRNSHATIQRWHSCKECGKGFSFACQLEVHMRWHTKEKPYCCTVCRKSFTTVSMLKRHHRIHTGEKPFRCHVCGKCFNQSAHLNTHFRLHTRERASWNRTPFPRNPQSTGN, from the exons aTGCTGTTGACAGAAAAAAGTTCAatgttaacaacaacaacaaaaggggggggggttcacttccGGGTTAGCAGACGTAAACAGAGGGGCGCTCCTCAACGGAGAGCTGGAGACAACATGACCAAGCTGGAGCTGTTGAACGTGTTTCTGAACGACAGAATGACAGCGGCCGCTGAGGAGATTTTCCGAGCCGTCAAAGACACATTTGTTGAATATCAGAGTGAAATTCACCGCTCTAAAGAAGAAAACGAGCGTCTGAAACGGCTACTCAATGTCGCCGTCCAACGACTATTGCTGCAACCAGGACCAG AAGCCTGTGCTGTCCAGTCCCAAGATCCCCACGTCTCCGACTCTGGAAGGGGAACCAGTGTGCAACCACAAGTGAAAAAAGAGCCCAACCTTAGAGACATTCACAGTGAGTGTATACATGATGGAAGAGACCTCGAAAAACATTGCGGTCAGTTTGAGACACAACTTAGGTCACATTCGATGTTAGTTCAAACGGCGTGTCGTCGAGATACTGTCTCACATCCTTTGCCATCCCGGGAGACAAAGACAGACTGGGACAGTGAGGGACACTTTGCAGCCAGCAGCTCATCATCCACTCACACTGTCCCTTCAGACGGCAAAGACACTCACAGTGATCCTTGTAGTACTGCTGAAAATAGCCACAAAACCACCCAGAAAGATCTCTCAGAATCGGTTGGACAGCAGGTGAAAGGACCACATTACACCAATCGAAAGCAAAGTGTCAACCTACTGCAGCTAAAACACATGAAATCCCTGAAGTCGGCCCCTTCTCGTAACTCTCATGCGACCATTCAGAGGTGGCACAGCTGTAAAGAGTGTGGGAAAGGCTTCAGCTTTGCTTGCCAGTTGGAGGTCCACATGCGTTGGCACACCAAGGAGAAGCCGTATTGCTGCACGGTGTGCCGAAAGAGCTTCACTACGGTCAGCATGCTCAAGAGACATCATCGAATCCACACTGGAGAGAAGCCCTTTCGCTGCCACGTGTGTGGCAAATGCTTCAATCAGTCTGCACACCTTAACACCCATTTTCGTCTCCACACTCGAGAACGAGCCAGCTGGAACCGAACGCCATTTCCAAGGAACCCTCAGTCGACTGGAAACTAA